The following proteins are co-located in the Triticum aestivum cultivar Chinese Spring chromosome 1A, IWGSC CS RefSeq v2.1, whole genome shotgun sequence genome:
- the LOC123049218 gene encoding uncharacterized protein isoform X2, producing the protein MMPVRWPVRSVLCGEIRPAGSHTRSNMHAREQQRQMDWPDVRVTTGIQSYDTPLPSVRPNPHIIHPKSLPHWSYSRSWRASVACGRRRARSAAASRRRRGGWRPCMLAAPIFMCLKNLGQ; encoded by the exons ATGATGCCCGTACGATGGCCGGTCAGGTCCGTATTGTGTGGTGAGATCCGCCCGGCGGGGAGCCACACAAGGTCCAATATGCACGCGAGGGAACAACAACGTCAGATGGACTGGCCCGATGTGAGGGTGACCACGGGCATCCAGTCGTATGACACACCGCTCCCATCGGTGAGGCCAAATCCCCATATTATTCATCCAAAG TCCTTGCCTCATTGGTCATATTCACGCTCATGGCGAGCCTCGGTGGCCTGCGGCCGCCGGCGTGCCCGCTCGGCCGCTGCGAGCAGGCGTCGACGGGGCGGATGGCGGCCATGTATGCTG GCAGCACCAATATTCATGTGCCTGAAAAACCTCGGACAGTAA
- the LOC123049218 gene encoding uncharacterized protein isoform X1 encodes MMPVRWPVRSVLCGEIRPAGSHTRSNMHAREQQRQMDWPDVRVTTGIQSYDTPLPSVRPNPHIIHPKWTKWQELTINRFTVCTCVHLLLWPLHAMRARSPCLIGHIHAHGEPRWPAAAGVPARPLRAGVDGADGGHVCWQHQYSCA; translated from the exons ATGATGCCCGTACGATGGCCGGTCAGGTCCGTATTGTGTGGTGAGATCCGCCCGGCGGGGAGCCACACAAGGTCCAATATGCACGCGAGGGAACAACAACGTCAGATGGACTGGCCCGATGTGAGGGTGACCACGGGCATCCAGTCGTATGACACACCGCTCCCATCGGTGAGGCCAAATCCCCATATTATTCATCCAAAG TGGACGAAGTGGCAAGAACTGACAATTAATCGATTTACTGTATGCACATGCGTTCATCTGCTCCTCTGGCCACTTCATGCCATGCGTGCGCGCAGTCCTTGCCTCATTGGTCATATTCACGCTCATGGCGAGCCTCGGTGGCCTGCGGCCGCCGGCGTGCCCGCTCGGCCGCTGCGAGCAGGCGTCGACGGGGCGGATGGCGGCCATGTATGCTG GCAGCACCAATATTCATGTGCCTGA